The following are from one region of the Methylophilus sp. DW102 genome:
- the pheT gene encoding phenylalanine--tRNA ligase subunit beta codes for MQFSEQWLRSMVNPAMDTEQLGHALTMAGLEVEALTPVAPAFSRVVVAEILEAAKHPDADRLQVCKVKVGEETLQIVCGAPNARAGLKAPCALVGAQLPENNGQPGIQIKQAKVRGVESFGMMCSAKELGIATEANGILELPADAPVGQDIREYLDLNDHAYTLKLTPNRADCLSIVGIARDVVAMTGAPMTAPTVAPAAVTGTLTKNVTLQASTACLAYYGRVIEGLNAQAKTPDWMVRRLERSGIRSISALVDITNYILLEQGQPLHAFDLNLLQGDIQVRFAQAGEKLVLLNDTEVTLKGDDLVIADSNGPVALAGIMGGNPSAVSDTTQAIFLESAFFTPDVMAGKARRLGLSTDSSYRFERGVDFGNTLNALERATALVLEICGGQAAAVTAVTADLPVRNQVSLRYAYLLSVLGIEISLARVGQLLTQLGFSYTESNGVFQVNAPSFRFDIAREEDLIEEVARLHGYEHIPALTPVAPQGMLASPEAQRSKHWLRDVMVNQGYQEVVTYSFVDASWERDLYGNEAPITLKNPIASNLSVMRSGLWGGLLDALDYNLKRQQTRAMLFELGARYEQGNQGFIETLTLSGLIYGSVQPEQWAAEARAFDFYDAKAHVESLFAQTVRFVVEQHPALHPGQSARIYLGDQAVGWLGKLHPQWQQQYGLTSACYLFELDAAAALATQVPAYSEVSKFLPVRRDLAVIVDQNVSAQTMIDAIIAEQIPQLQTLKLFDVYQGKGVPENKKSLAFLVLMQDTCKTMVDEEVDTIVARILNNWSSNFAASLR; via the coding sequence ATGCAGTTCTCCGAACAATGGTTACGATCCATGGTGAATCCAGCGATGGATACCGAGCAGCTTGGTCATGCGCTGACAATGGCAGGACTGGAGGTTGAAGCGCTCACGCCTGTTGCGCCAGCGTTTAGCCGCGTCGTTGTGGCCGAGATTTTGGAGGCGGCCAAACATCCAGACGCTGATCGCCTGCAAGTGTGCAAGGTGAAAGTCGGCGAGGAGACTTTGCAAATTGTCTGCGGTGCGCCTAATGCGCGTGCCGGTTTGAAAGCCCCATGTGCGCTGGTTGGCGCACAGTTGCCAGAAAACAATGGGCAACCAGGCATTCAAATCAAGCAAGCCAAAGTACGTGGGGTTGAGTCTTTTGGCATGATGTGTTCTGCCAAAGAGCTGGGCATTGCTACAGAAGCCAATGGCATTCTGGAGCTGCCAGCAGACGCGCCGGTTGGTCAGGATATTCGTGAATATCTGGATTTGAACGACCATGCCTACACGTTAAAGCTCACGCCTAACCGTGCGGATTGCCTGAGCATCGTCGGTATTGCACGCGATGTGGTTGCGATGACCGGCGCGCCAATGACTGCACCAACTGTTGCCCCTGCTGCGGTGACAGGGACCCTGACCAAAAACGTGACGCTGCAAGCCAGTACGGCTTGCCTGGCCTATTATGGCCGGGTGATCGAAGGCTTGAATGCACAAGCTAAAACGCCAGACTGGATGGTCCGCCGCCTTGAGCGTAGTGGTATTCGTAGCATCAGTGCGCTGGTGGATATCACCAATTATATTTTGCTGGAGCAAGGGCAACCGTTGCATGCCTTTGACCTGAACCTGCTGCAAGGCGATATTCAGGTACGTTTTGCCCAGGCAGGTGAAAAACTGGTATTGCTTAATGACACAGAAGTCACCCTCAAAGGCGATGATTTGGTCATTGCCGACAGTAACGGCCCCGTGGCGTTGGCAGGCATCATGGGGGGTAACCCCAGCGCAGTCAGCGATACTACGCAAGCGATCTTTTTAGAAAGCGCATTCTTCACGCCAGATGTGATGGCTGGTAAAGCCCGTCGTTTGGGGTTGAGCACCGACTCCTCTTACCGTTTTGAGCGTGGCGTGGATTTTGGTAACACACTGAATGCGCTTGAACGTGCGACGGCATTGGTGCTCGAAATTTGTGGTGGTCAGGCCGCCGCCGTCACCGCAGTGACTGCCGACTTGCCGGTACGCAATCAAGTCAGCTTGCGCTATGCCTACCTGCTGTCAGTGTTAGGCATAGAAATCAGCCTGGCGCGTGTAGGGCAGTTGCTCACACAATTGGGTTTCAGCTATACCGAAAGCAATGGTGTGTTCCAGGTCAATGCACCCAGCTTCCGATTTGATATCGCGCGTGAAGAAGACCTGATTGAAGAAGTTGCCCGTTTGCATGGCTACGAGCATATCCCGGCACTGACCCCCGTGGCACCGCAAGGCATGCTGGCCTCGCCAGAAGCGCAGCGCAGCAAGCATTGGTTGCGCGATGTCATGGTTAATCAAGGCTATCAAGAAGTGGTCACCTACAGCTTTGTTGACGCAAGCTGGGAGCGTGATTTGTACGGGAATGAAGCACCGATTACACTTAAAAACCCGATTGCCAGCAATCTGAGCGTGATGCGCTCCGGTTTGTGGGGCGGTCTGCTGGATGCCCTGGACTACAACCTCAAGCGTCAGCAAACCCGTGCCATGCTGTTTGAGCTCGGTGCGCGCTATGAACAAGGTAACCAGGGCTTTATCGAAACATTGACACTGTCTGGCCTGATCTATGGCAGCGTCCAGCCAGAACAATGGGCAGCAGAGGCCCGTGCTTTTGATTTTTATGATGCCAAGGCCCACGTCGAGTCGCTGTTCGCGCAAACCGTGCGTTTTGTGGTCGAGCAGCATCCCGCCTTACATCCAGGCCAGTCAGCGCGTATTTACCTGGGCGATCAAGCTGTAGGCTGGCTGGGCAAATTGCATCCGCAATGGCAACAACAGTATGGCCTGACCAGCGCCTGTTATCTGTTTGAGCTTGATGCGGCCGCTGCGCTGGCGACGCAAGTGCCGGCGTATAGCGAGGTAAGCAAGTTCTTACCTGTGCGCCGTGATCTTGCCGTGATTGTTGATCAAAATGTGTCAGCACAAACCATGATTGATGCCATTATTGCCGAGCAAATTCCGCAATTACAAACCCTAAAATTGTTTGATGTTTATCAAGGCAAAGGGGTGCCAGAAAACAAAAAAAGCCTTGCATTTCTTGTACTTATGCAAGATACTTGCAAGACAATGGTCGATGAGGAAGTCGATACCATCGTGGCGCGAATCCTCAATAACTGGTCATCCAATTTTGCTGCATCACTAAGATAG
- the pheS gene encoding phenylalanine--tRNA ligase subunit alpha, producing the protein MADLNHLIAEAAQDFAACHDIPALENAKAKFLGKSGAITDALKGLGKLSAEERPAAGAAINVVKQAVEQALNDRRDSILAAAQAKQLASETIDVTLPARAQSKGGLHPVTLTLRRVEELFHSIGFSVADGPEIETDFYNFTALNIPDNHPARAMHDTFYVETGGDNMEYVLRTHTSPVQVHYMQDNTPPLKIIAPGRVYRVDSDATHSPMFHQVEGLWVDEQISFANLKGVVQDFLQKFFERDDLTVRFRPSFFPFTEPSAEMDMSWNGGWLEIGGCGMVHPEVLKHVNIDSSKYRGFAFGLGVERLAMLRYGVNDLRHFFNNDLRFLQQFIK; encoded by the coding sequence ATGGCTGATCTTAATCACTTAATCGCAGAAGCAGCACAGGACTTTGCCGCTTGTCATGATATCCCTGCACTGGAAAACGCCAAGGCTAAATTTTTGGGCAAGTCAGGCGCTATTACTGATGCACTGAAGGGCTTGGGCAAGTTGAGTGCCGAAGAACGTCCTGCAGCCGGGGCAGCGATTAATGTGGTCAAGCAGGCGGTCGAGCAAGCCTTGAATGACCGCCGTGACAGTATTTTGGCTGCAGCCCAGGCCAAGCAGCTGGCGAGCGAAACCATTGATGTGACCTTGCCTGCGCGTGCGCAGTCCAAAGGGGGTCTGCATCCTGTGACGCTGACTTTGCGTCGTGTGGAAGAGCTGTTTCACTCTATCGGTTTTAGTGTGGCCGATGGCCCTGAAATTGAAACCGATTTTTATAATTTCACCGCTTTGAATATCCCTGACAACCACCCGGCGCGTGCCATGCACGATACGTTTTATGTGGAAACCGGTGGGGATAACATGGAATACGTGCTGCGCACACATACCTCGCCAGTGCAGGTCCATTACATGCAAGACAATACGCCGCCTTTAAAAATTATTGCGCCAGGGCGAGTGTATCGCGTGGACTCGGATGCGACACACTCACCGATGTTTCATCAGGTGGAAGGCTTGTGGGTAGATGAGCAGATCAGTTTTGCTAACCTAAAAGGCGTTGTGCAGGATTTCCTGCAAAAATTCTTTGAGCGTGACGATTTAACCGTCCGTTTCCGTCCGTCTTTCTTTCCGTTTACCGAGCCGTCAGCCGAGATGGACATGAGCTGGAATGGCGGTTGGCTGGAAATCGGTGGTTGCGGTATGGTGCATCCCGAAGTACTCAAGCACGTCAATATCGATAGCAGCAAATACCGTGGTTTTGCTTTTGGTTTGGGTGTCGAGCGCCTAGCCATGTTGCGTTATGGCGTCAATGATTTACGCCATTTCTTTAATAATGATCTGCGTTTTTTGCAGCAGTTCATCAAGTAA
- the rplT gene encoding 50S ribosomal protein L20: MPRVKRGVIARAKHKKVLNAAKGYRGRRKNVYRVAKQAVMKAGQYAYRDRRQKKRQFRALWIARINAAAREAGLTYSRFMNGLKKAAVEVDRKVLADLAVFDKAAFAKFVELAKTGLSA, translated from the coding sequence ATGCCTAGAGTAAAACGTGGTGTCATCGCACGCGCAAAACACAAAAAAGTATTAAATGCTGCTAAAGGTTACCGTGGTCGTCGTAAGAACGTCTACCGTGTTGCCAAACAGGCGGTCATGAAAGCCGGTCAATATGCATACCGTGACCGTCGTCAGAAAAAACGTCAATTCCGCGCATTGTGGATTGCCCGTATTAACGCGGCAGCCCGTGAAGCTGGTTTGACCTACAGCCGTTTCATGAATGGCTTGAAAAAAGCTGCGGTTGAAGTTGACCGTAAAGTGCTGGCTGATCTGGCCGTGTTCGATAAAGCTGCTTTTGCCAAATTTGTAGAATTGGCTAAAACAGGTTTAAGCGCCTAA
- the rpmI gene encoding 50S ribosomal protein L35 — translation MPKMKTKSSAKKRFKFLGNGKVKRTHSHLRHILTKKTTKQKRKLRGTAIISATDVKRVRAMMPTQ, via the coding sequence ATGCCAAAGATGAAAACGAAGAGCAGCGCCAAAAAGCGCTTCAAGTTCTTGGGTAACGGCAAAGTGAAGCGTACACACTCTCACTTGCGCCACATCCTGACCAAAAAAACTACCAAGCAAAAACGTAAACTGCGCGGTACCGCAATTATTTCTGCGACCGACGTGAAACGCGTTCGCGCAATGATGCCAACACAATAA
- the infC gene encoding translation initiation factor IF-3, translating to MAQDKDTRINGDITAPQVRLIGVDGEPLGVMSLKEAFAKAEEADIDIVEIAPNAAPPVCRLMDYGKFKYAESKRLHEQKLKQKQVQIKEVKFRPGTDDGDYNIKLRNIIRFLGDGDKAKITLRFRGREITHQEFGLALLKRLEADLAEHAAVEQYPKMEGRQMVMVLAPAKKVPPKKADKSAEE from the coding sequence ATAGCTCAGGATAAAGATACACGCATTAATGGCGATATTACCGCGCCACAAGTGCGTCTGATTGGTGTAGATGGCGAACCGTTAGGTGTGATGAGTCTCAAAGAGGCCTTTGCCAAAGCGGAAGAAGCTGATATTGATATTGTTGAAATTGCACCAAATGCTGCACCGCCCGTGTGCCGTTTGATGGATTATGGCAAATTCAAATACGCCGAGAGCAAGCGTCTACACGAGCAAAAACTCAAACAAAAACAGGTGCAGATCAAAGAGGTCAAATTTAGACCTGGCACCGATGATGGCGATTACAACATCAAGTTGCGTAACATTATTCGCTTTTTGGGCGATGGTGACAAAGCCAAGATTACTTTGCGCTTCCGTGGCCGTGAAATTACGCATCAGGAGTTCGGTTTGGCGCTGTTGAAGCGTCTGGAAGCGGATCTTGCTGAGCATGCAGCGGTGGAGCAATACCCGAAAATGGAAGGCCGTCAAATGGTGATGGTACTGGCGCCCGCTAAAAAGGTGCCACCGAAAAAAGCGGACAAGTCCGCAGAAGAATAA
- the thrS gene encoding threonine--tRNA ligase translates to MPNIRLPDGSVRQFEHAVTVAEVAANIGTGLAKAALAGKVTYPGQEAKLVDTSHQIAQDVELAIITDKNEEGLEIIRHSTAHLLAYAVKELFPDAQVTIGPVIENGFYYDFSYKRPFTPDDLVAIEKKMAELAKKDEKVERKVLPRDEAVAYFKSINEHYKAEIIASIPSNEDVSLYSEGAFTDLCRGPHVPNTGKLKAFKLMKLAGAYWRGDSNNEMLQRVYGTAWRNKEELEAYLHMLEEAEKRDHRKLGKQLDFYHMQEDAPGMVFWHPRGWVIWQEVEQYMRAKFREYDYQEVRTPTVLDKTLWEKSGHWQNYRDNMFVTQSENRDYAVKPMNCPGHIQIFNSSLHSYRDLPLRLAEFGSCHRNEPSGSLHGLMRVRGFTQDDAHIFCMESQVEAEVADFIKMLYEVYKDFGFDDVIVKLSTRPEKRVGTEEAWDMAENALANAIKANGLEFEYQPGEGAFYGPKIEFTLKDSLGRMWQCGTIQLDPNLPERLGAEYVAEDNTRQRPIMLHRAIVGSMERFLGILIENFAGAMPVWLSPVQVMVLNISDNQADYVRQVVEKLKKNGIRCDFDLRNEKITYKIREHSLQKLPYLIVVGDKEMQNGHVAVRTRKGEDLGAMSVDAFVARVQQDIQNRV, encoded by the coding sequence ATGCCAAATATTCGATTACCCGATGGTTCTGTAAGACAGTTTGAACACGCTGTAACGGTGGCGGAGGTGGCTGCCAATATTGGCACCGGTTTGGCAAAAGCCGCGCTTGCTGGCAAGGTGACTTATCCCGGTCAGGAAGCAAAGCTGGTAGATACCAGTCATCAGATTGCGCAAGATGTTGAGCTGGCCATTATCACGGACAAGAACGAAGAGGGGCTGGAAATTATCCGCCACTCAACGGCACACTTGTTGGCCTATGCGGTCAAAGAGCTGTTCCCGGATGCTCAGGTGACGATAGGTCCTGTCATTGAAAATGGCTTCTATTACGACTTTAGCTATAAGCGCCCATTTACGCCGGATGATCTGGTGGCCATTGAGAAGAAAATGGCAGAGTTGGCAAAGAAAGACGAAAAGGTCGAGCGCAAAGTGTTGCCGCGTGATGAAGCGGTGGCTTACTTCAAAAGTATTAACGAGCACTACAAAGCCGAGATCATTGCCAGCATTCCCAGCAATGAGGATGTTTCGCTGTATTCAGAAGGCGCGTTTACCGACTTGTGCCGTGGCCCGCACGTGCCGAATACCGGCAAGCTCAAGGCATTTAAATTGATGAAGCTGGCCGGCGCCTACTGGCGCGGTGACAGCAATAATGAAATGCTGCAACGTGTGTACGGCACTGCCTGGCGCAATAAAGAAGAGTTGGAAGCGTATCTGCATATGCTGGAAGAAGCTGAGAAGCGCGACCATCGCAAGCTCGGCAAGCAGCTGGATTTTTACCATATGCAGGAGGATGCGCCGGGGATGGTGTTCTGGCATCCGCGAGGCTGGGTCATCTGGCAAGAAGTCGAGCAGTACATGCGTGCCAAATTCAGGGAGTACGATTACCAGGAAGTACGTACGCCGACAGTACTGGACAAGACCCTGTGGGAAAAATCCGGCCACTGGCAAAACTACCGTGACAATATGTTTGTCACCCAGTCGGAAAACCGTGATTATGCCGTGAAGCCGATGAACTGCCCCGGCCATATCCAGATTTTCAACAGCAGTTTGCATAGCTACCGCGATTTACCGTTGCGGCTGGCGGAGTTCGGTTCTTGCCACCGTAACGAGCCGTCTGGTTCTTTGCATGGCTTGATGCGCGTGCGTGGCTTCACCCAAGATGATGCCCATATTTTCTGTATGGAATCGCAAGTCGAAGCCGAAGTGGCGGACTTTATCAAAATGTTGTACGAAGTCTATAAAGACTTTGGGTTTGACGATGTGATCGTTAAATTGTCTACCCGCCCAGAAAAGCGTGTGGGTACTGAAGAAGCGTGGGACATGGCAGAAAATGCCTTGGCTAACGCGATTAAGGCGAATGGCCTTGAGTTCGAGTATCAGCCGGGCGAAGGCGCTTTTTACGGCCCGAAAATTGAATTCACCCTCAAAGACTCGCTCGGTCGTATGTGGCAATGCGGCACCATCCAGCTCGACCCAAACCTGCCAGAGCGCCTGGGCGCGGAGTATGTGGCTGAAGATAATACGCGCCAGCGGCCTATCATGCTGCACCGTGCGATTGTGGGTTCCATGGAGCGTTTTTTAGGCATCTTGATCGAAAACTTTGCGGGTGCCATGCCGGTCTGGCTGTCGCCTGTGCAGGTGATGGTGCTTAATATTTCGGACAATCAAGCCGATTACGTGCGCCAAGTAGTTGAAAAATTGAAGAAAAATGGCATTCGATGCGATTTTGACTTGAGAAACGAGAAGATTACCTATAAAATACGCGAACATAGTTTGCAAAAATTGCCTTATCTGATTGTTGTTGGCGATAAGGAAATGCAAAATGGTCATGTGGCCGTACGTACCAGAAAAGGTGAAGATCTGGGTGCGATGTCGGTAGATGCGTTTGTTGCGCGTGTACAGCAAGACATCCAAAACCGGGTCTAA
- a CDS encoding 2OG-Fe(II) oxygenase — translation MQIFQLPMGAPITTLTDTLVESLSEHQYCLIDQCLPSDTIAALRTLALARDQQGQMHQAGTSKAAITNPNLRADRIAWLETDDPDPALQAYFSLMAEVQQMANRHLMMGLATYETHFALYPAGSNGYATHIDQFRQHATQIPSGVRSLTAIIYLNEDWPEQAGGALRLYLDEHHQTPEQDARHLDILPLGGRLVLFLSARFWHQVLPAIQPRVSVTGWFKTR, via the coding sequence ATGCAGATTTTTCAGTTGCCCATGGGCGCACCGATCACCACATTGACTGACACGCTCGTAGAGTCCCTCAGTGAACACCAATATTGCCTGATCGATCAATGCTTGCCGTCCGACACCATCGCCGCATTGCGCACGCTGGCATTGGCGCGCGACCAGCAGGGGCAGATGCATCAGGCGGGCACGAGTAAAGCCGCCATTACCAACCCCAATCTTCGTGCTGACCGGATTGCCTGGCTGGAAACCGACGACCCCGACCCTGCCTTGCAAGCCTACTTTAGCCTGATGGCTGAGGTGCAACAAATGGCGAACCGTCACCTGATGATGGGACTGGCCACTTACGAAACCCATTTTGCCCTCTACCCTGCCGGCTCCAACGGCTACGCCACGCACATCGACCAGTTCCGCCAACACGCCACCCAAATACCAAGCGGCGTCCGCAGCTTGACCGCAATTATCTATCTCAACGAGGATTGGCCAGAACAAGCAGGAGGTGCCTTGCGCCTATATCTGGATGAACATCACCAGACCCCGGAGCAAGATGCCAGACATCTGGATATCTTGCCGCTAGGCGGCCGACTCGTGCTGTTTTTATCCGCCAGATTCTGGCACCAGGTATTGCCCGCCATCCAGCCAAGAGTGAGCGTGACGGGCTGGTTTAAAACACGCTAA
- a CDS encoding lytic murein transglycosylase: protein MYKKNILTLFLGLLLTAFGLSAQAGMAQEASPEGFQPWLTALRQEALTMQIAPAAVDATLTGVVYLPRVIELDRKQPEFVTSFSAYVNRRINPRVVSKGKLMMQDYGGVLYVVEELYQVPREVLVAFWGLETNFGGFTGDIPLASALATLSFEGRRAAFFKKELLNLMRVVERDQRYDSPVVGSWAGATGHMQFMPSTLLKYGVDADADGKIDIWDSYPDIFSSAANYLSQAGWQPGQPVSFQVALPAGFDYSQAQWQQTKAVSEWVKAGVAGVPASALALPKASIVLPQGFDGPAYMVFPNFDVIMQWNRSINYALAVSLLSQQLRQDSYTLQLPPEPPALSYQQMWLLQESLNAQGFDCGAPDGFPGAKTQAAIRRYQASKGLPQDGYAGAELFSRLTTPVQTAQ from the coding sequence ATGTATAAAAAAAATATTCTCACACTGTTTCTTGGCTTGCTGCTGACAGCGTTTGGCCTGTCTGCACAGGCGGGTATGGCGCAAGAGGCGTCGCCGGAAGGCTTTCAGCCCTGGTTAACGGCATTGCGTCAGGAAGCGTTAACGATGCAGATTGCGCCGGCCGCGGTTGACGCGACGCTAACAGGCGTCGTCTATTTGCCAAGGGTGATTGAGCTTGACCGCAAGCAACCAGAATTCGTCACCAGTTTTTCTGCCTATGTGAACCGCCGTATTAATCCGCGCGTGGTGAGCAAGGGCAAACTCATGATGCAGGACTATGGTGGCGTTCTCTATGTGGTCGAAGAGTTGTATCAGGTGCCCAGGGAGGTGCTGGTGGCCTTCTGGGGGCTGGAAACCAATTTTGGCGGATTTACCGGGGATATCCCGTTAGCGTCTGCCTTGGCGACCTTGTCATTTGAAGGGCGACGCGCTGCGTTCTTTAAAAAAGAACTGCTGAACCTGATGCGTGTGGTCGAGCGTGATCAACGCTATGATAGCCCGGTGGTGGGGTCATGGGCGGGCGCGACCGGGCATATGCAATTTATGCCATCCACTTTGCTCAAATATGGGGTGGATGCCGATGCGGATGGCAAGATTGATATCTGGGACTCTTATCCAGATATCTTCAGTTCTGCCGCCAATTATTTATCGCAGGCGGGCTGGCAGCCTGGCCAGCCCGTTAGCTTTCAGGTCGCCTTGCCTGCGGGCTTTGATTACAGCCAGGCGCAATGGCAACAGACCAAAGCTGTCAGTGAGTGGGTGAAAGCCGGAGTGGCGGGCGTTCCAGCCAGCGCGCTGGCGTTGCCAAAAGCGTCGATTGTATTGCCTCAGGGCTTTGATGGTCCGGCATATATGGTATTCCCCAATTTTGACGTCATCATGCAATGGAACCGTTCCATTAATTATGCGCTGGCTGTGAGTCTACTCAGCCAGCAGTTGCGTCAGGACAGTTATACCTTACAGCTGCCGCCTGAGCCACCTGCGCTCAGCTATCAGCAAATGTGGCTGTTGCAGGAGTCATTAAACGCGCAAGGGTTTGATTGTGGGGCCCCTGATGGCTTTCCAGGGGCCAAAACCCAGGCCGCGATCCGTCGATATCAAGCGAGCAAAGGGTTGCCACAAGATGGCTATGCAGGCGCCGAATTGTTTAGCCGTTTAACGACACCCGTGCAAACGGCACAGTAA
- a CDS encoding NAD-dependent epimerase/dehydratase family protein, whose translation MRVLQIGCGALGKLIAQATLAQGYALTIVRRSQQSVPDGAAALYLDVVSANGLSALADQAPEILLYCLAPVAGQSYQQTYVDGLRHVLANVDQRALKHVFFISSTSVYGEQQGQWVDDDTPAMPAEENGQTILAAEQLLDGLPCSHTALRVSGIYGPQRLYLLKLLQTPERWPQHIQWTNRIHELDVAGAVVHFYRQIEHALPLPAHIILTDGAPVPQHEVLQWLAQQLQRLGPVTPTTDLQRGKRIRNPFLQQSGYPFLFADYQAGYAAILSKMDHV comes from the coding sequence ATGCGTGTTTTGCAGATAGGCTGTGGTGCATTGGGCAAGCTGATTGCCCAGGCGACCCTGGCCCAAGGGTATGCATTGACAATCGTCAGGCGCTCTCAGCAGTCTGTGCCTGACGGCGCAGCCGCCCTCTACCTGGATGTCGTCTCTGCAAATGGCCTGTCTGCCCTGGCAGACCAGGCCCCGGAAATCCTGCTGTATTGCCTGGCGCCCGTGGCAGGGCAGAGCTACCAGCAAACTTATGTCGATGGCTTGCGGCATGTGCTGGCCAATGTGGATCAGCGCGCGTTAAAGCATGTGTTTTTTATTTCGAGTACCAGTGTGTATGGCGAGCAGCAAGGGCAGTGGGTTGATGATGATACGCCTGCCATGCCGGCTGAAGAAAATGGCCAGACGATCCTGGCAGCCGAGCAATTGCTGGACGGCTTGCCTTGCTCGCATACCGCGTTACGCGTGTCCGGAATTTACGGTCCGCAACGGCTCTATCTGCTCAAGTTGCTGCAAACCCCTGAGCGCTGGCCACAACATATCCAATGGACCAATCGCATTCATGAGCTGGACGTTGCAGGTGCGGTGGTGCATTTTTACCGCCAGATTGAACACGCACTGCCCTTGCCAGCGCATATTATTTTGACAGATGGTGCGCCAGTGCCACAACATGAGGTGTTGCAATGGCTGGCACAGCAACTGCAGCGGCTAGGGCCAGTGACCCCGACCACTGACTTGCAGCGCGGTAAACGGATTCGCAACCCGTTTTTGCAGCAATCCGGTTACCCGTTTTTATTTGCCGATTATCAGGCAGGCTATGCAGCCATACTCTCTAAAATGGATCATGTATAA
- a CDS encoding NUDIX hydrolase, which produces MTEATVLNEDAHLIETTVSSAVMAQGKMLTVRYDEARLPNGVISGREYVVHPGAVVVVALTDAGEVVLERQFRYPLKQVFIELPAGKIDAGEPVLTTGQRELLEETGYAAKNWTKLGIQHPCIGYSNEVIHIYLATDLSLGDHARDIDEAMDVMVWPFERIMQAIEDGEITDSKTMSAMLMAERYLRKHPLPGLAR; this is translated from the coding sequence ATGACAGAAGCAACAGTACTCAATGAGGATGCACATTTAATTGAAACAACGGTTTCCAGTGCGGTGATGGCGCAGGGAAAAATGCTCACTGTCCGCTACGACGAAGCACGCTTGCCAAACGGCGTGATCAGCGGTCGCGAGTATGTTGTGCACCCTGGTGCTGTCGTCGTAGTCGCTCTCACCGATGCCGGTGAGGTTGTACTAGAGCGCCAATTCCGCTATCCCCTCAAGCAGGTGTTTATAGAGTTACCGGCTGGCAAGATCGATGCAGGTGAGCCGGTATTGACCACAGGCCAGCGTGAGTTGCTTGAAGAAACCGGCTATGCGGCCAAGAACTGGACCAAGCTGGGGATACAGCATCCTTGCATCGGCTATTCCAATGAGGTGATTCATATTTATCTGGCGACAGACCTCTCACTGGGTGATCATGCCAGAGATATCGACGAAGCGATGGATGTGATGGTCTGGCCGTTTGAACGCATTATGCAAGCGATTGAAGACGGTGAAATTACTGATAGCAAGACGATGTCCGCCATGCTGATGGCCGAGCGTTACTTGCGCAAGCATCCTCTGCCTGGCCTGGCGCGGTAA
- a CDS encoding neutral zinc metallopeptidase produces MRLDDLEESQHVEDRRGGGFGGRSIGIGSIALVLVAMYFGVDPQLVLNLAQQAQPVAESPQRPEQSQDPKVKFVSQVLWSTEKIWQQQFSASRRQYTAPNLQLFSGMTSTACGQGQSAMGPFYCPADQKVYIDLSFYQELQDRFKAPGDFAQAYVIAHEVGHHVQNLLGTSAKVQQARQQAGSEAASNAYSVKLELQADCYAGVWAYYADQQYHVLEAGDVEEALQAATAIGDDALQKQAQGYVVPDSFTHGSSAQRVYWFKQGLQSGDLNQCNTFNS; encoded by the coding sequence GTGCGCCTGGACGATTTGGAAGAAAGTCAGCATGTTGAAGACCGCCGCGGTGGCGGCTTTGGTGGGCGCAGTATCGGCATAGGTTCCATTGCACTGGTGCTGGTCGCCATGTATTTTGGCGTCGATCCCCAGCTGGTGTTAAATCTGGCGCAGCAAGCCCAACCTGTGGCCGAGTCGCCGCAGCGTCCTGAGCAAAGCCAGGACCCCAAGGTGAAGTTTGTTTCTCAGGTGCTGTGGAGTACCGAGAAAATCTGGCAGCAACAGTTCTCCGCCAGTAGACGGCAATATACGGCGCCCAATCTGCAACTGTTTAGTGGCATGACCAGCACTGCGTGTGGTCAGGGGCAGTCGGCCATGGGGCCGTTTTATTGCCCGGCAGACCAAAAAGTCTATATTGATTTGAGTTTTTATCAGGAGTTGCAAGACCGCTTTAAAGCGCCTGGAGATTTCGCACAGGCGTATGTGATTGCGCATGAGGTGGGGCACCACGTGCAAAATCTGCTGGGGACTTCAGCCAAGGTACAACAAGCCAGGCAACAGGCCGGGTCTGAGGCTGCATCCAACGCCTATTCGGTCAAACTAGAGCTACAGGCCGATTGCTATGCGGGCGTCTGGGCCTATTATGCTGATCAACAGTATCATGTGCTGGAAGCCGGCGATGTGGAAGAAGCGCTGCAGGCGGCAACGGCTATTGGCGATGATGCCTTGCAAAAGCAGGCCCAAGGCTATGTGGTGCCAGATAGTTTCACCCATGGCAGTTCTGCACAGCGGGTATATTGGTTCAAGCAAGGCTTGCAGTCTGGCGACCTTAATCAGTGCAATACCTTCAACAGTTAA